The Candidatus Cloacimonadota bacterium genomic interval TTTGCTCATAGAGTTTATGTTTCTTATATCAGAACTTGGGACTTCGCGGCACATGGGGAACCTTTACCTTTTACTCCTTCTGGCTCTAATTTGGCTTACAGACACGATGGCATATTTTGTGGGTGTAAAATTTGGAAAGCATAGAAAAATTTTTGAAGCCAGTAAGAAGAAGTCCATTGAAGGATTTCTTGCCGGATTTGGATCTGCGTTCATTTTTGCATATTTAATTAATCTGCTTTTCACCTTAATATTTAGTTATCCTATCCTCGAAAAATGGCAAGATATCATAGCCTATGGAATTGTTGTCGGTGTATTTGGTCAATTGGGTGATTTAATGGAATCCATCCTGAAACGAGATTTACAAGTAAAAGATTCTTCCAATCTTATTCCCGGACACGGCGGTATTCTTGACAGATACGATAGTTTGCTAATTTCAGCCACTTTTTTATACGTTTATTTTATTTTTATCAGAAATTTCTTTTAGCGAAACACATACAATCCAATCTAAACAAATGGGTATTGTTAGGAGCTTGTAAAGTATTCATTTTGATTTAATTGTAGCTATTTTTCTTGTTTTGGGTTTAAATGAATGAGTCC includes:
- a CDS encoding phosphatidate cytidylyltransferase, producing MSSLAIRTISALVYGPIMLVCAWFGGIYLQIMLTIVSVLGIREFCNLLQRHKNIELPFPLLVIATVVINWYVFFFGLHHIIFIFIFLIVIFISRDIFSGNTQNSLKRVSVGVFCLLYFPLLIEFMFLISELGTSRHMGNLYLLLLLALIWLTDTMAYFVGVKFGKHRKIFEASKKKSIEGFLAGFGSAFIFAYLINLLFTLIFSYPILEKWQDIIAYGIVVGVFGQLGDLMESILKRDLQVKDSSNLIPGHGGILDRYDSLLISATFLYVYFIFIRNFF